A stretch of DNA from Candidatus Bathyarchaeia archaeon:
TCACCACCATCGCCGCGCAAACGCATCTGCGTAAAAGCCTTCTTCACATAACCTAAACAACTAAACCTCAGCAATGAATCCAAGATGAAAGCTTTCCTAGGTCTTCCAGCGCGATCAAACAAGCCGAACTTAACAGCCAAGCGACCGCAAACATATAAGACTCACCTAATCATGACAGCTTTTCAACAAAAATAACAAGCACATAAAATGCAAACGACAAATAGAACATTAGCCATTGCAAAATACAACTTTAACCTAAAAATTAGTTTTAAGTTGAATTCATTTTATGAAGGAGAACTTCCACATTAAATGAAAATGGGAGCTCTCAAAGCCGCCAACAAAACTTCAATTAAACGTTACTAATAGAACGAATAGTTAAATTGCTTAAAACTTTTGGATAATGTTTTAGAACAAATTTCTTGACAACTTCATACGCCCATTTGGCGTTTTGCTCGGTTGGTTTGTAGCCCTCATGGACAACTCGATTTCTTAAATCTCGCAAAATTTCTAGGTCGGTGATGTTTTCAATGTTAACCCCTGAATTCCGTAGTATGTTTACTAGATTATCAAAGTAGATTTTCTTTTCTTTCCGTAAATCTTCGATTGGTTTCATTCCCTTTTTGTCGATTATCATTCTCTGTAGGGTTGTTATTACCGCTTCGTAACATAAAGTAACTATGATGCCTGTTGAAATTTTCTTACCTTTGAGGTATTGTTCAGCCTCTAACAGTTTTTCTTTGACATCAGTTAAATAAGGATCAAGAAGCTCAACAACTTCTTCGCAAGAGGGGGGTTGGAGCTCTTGTTTAATCGGTTTAATGTAATTCGCTCCCACATCTGCAGCGGGCTGTTCCAATATTTGATAAGTAAATTTGGTTGTTGTGCTTTGATGAGGCCCGCTCCTTTCCAAGAGCCTCACACCGCACATAACCTGAAGCTTCCTGCCTCCAAGAACATTACATATGTTAGGAATTCTATAGAGCCTTAGCCGCCTAGCAACATCTCCCGCCGTAATTGTAATTTCTTTTTCTCCCCTATTCCGCGCCGGCTGAATATAGTTTTTAAACACAAACTCTCTGATAAAATCGGCTTGACTCATTTTGTCAGCCTATTTAAGTCTATAGCATTAAACAGTATAGAAAGTTTTCCATCTCATACCATCAGACCTGAAAACAAAAGAGATACAAAAACATTCCATTCTAAAAACTTTTGGTTAGTCATTGCTAACAGAAAAGATTAGTTGATGAAAATTTTTATTTGTAGTAGGTATTCTAGTTGTAATTATGCCTCAGGAAATTCGGTTATGGGAAGTGAAGGATAGGGGATTGGTGGAGATTCCGAGGGATAGGCTCAGTTTTGAGGAGCGTTTGGAGGAATGGCTTGAGAATGACATTTCAATAATATCTGATGATTTGCTTGTTATCGGCCGGCAAGTAAAGACGGCTTTTGAGAAATACATTGATCTTTTATGTATCAAACGAAACGGTGATTTGGTCATAGTAGAGTTAAAGAGGGATAAGGCTCCGCGGGAAGTGATCGCCCAAATTCTGGAATACGCGTCATGGGTTGACGACCTATCCTATGATGAAATTGTTGACATTGCAAATAATTATCTTAAAGATAAGGAAGGAATTACTTTTGAAGAGGCTTTTGAAAGGAAATTTGAGGAACAGCTTCCAGATGTTTTAAATGAGTCCCATGAAATGCTTATAGTGGCTTCGGATTTAGACGATCAAGGGGAAAGGGTAATCCGCTATCTTTCTGAATATGGAATTCGAATCAACGCCGTGACATTCAATTACTTTAAGAAAGGCGAACAGGAGTTCGTAGCAAGAGTTATGTTAATTCCGAAAAGTGCTGAAGAAGTACGGAAAACAAAAAGGAGGTACTATCTAACAGAGGAGGAGTTAAGAAAGATAGCCCAAGAAAATGGTGTTGGTGAACTGTATTCCATCTTAGTTAAGGGTCTTGAGTTGCTGTTTGACGATTGGGGGACAACCTTAAGTTCAGTAGCTTTTATTGGACGACAAAATGGAAGAATGAACACAATATTTAGCATAGTGCCAGGTCAAAGCAGCCAGCAAGATGGATTAAAATTCCAAGTATACCTGAAGAGATTTGCAAGATACTTTAATATACCCGAGGCTGAAGCTGAAAACATACTGCCTCAAAACAAAAGAGAATGGAAATTCTACAAAAACGCCCCACTAGAGTATACAGGATATGAAGGCTTCTTCAAAAATAAAGAAGAGATCGAAAAATTCCTAAACAAATTGCGAGAATTAAAAACAAAAGTTATGGCTTAAAAACGCACACCATCTCTGTTAGTCGCTGCTAATAGAATAATAGGACTGGACTTATAGAAATATTAGCAAGACATAATGACCACTAAAAATGACAGCTCAATCAAGCTGACTTCAAACGTATCAAGATTCCATTGAGGCAATGTTAAACCAGTCTGTGATACTTCCCCCGGAGCTTCTCCGCGAAGTGGAAGGAATTCATAGAAAAGCATAAACATAAGGGCTACACTCGGCGAGAAGAGTTCATACGTCAAGCAATACGCTTCTTCTTAAAATGGGAGTCAGAAGAATGCGAATATATAGAAATTCCAAAAGAAAAATGCGACAAGCTAAATAAAGCATAAAAGAAATGGGAATGCCCTATTATAGCGCAGCAGAATTCATTGAAGACCAAATAGATAAAGCCTTAAGCAATTCGAAAAATTCATCGGAAGAAAAAGAAGAAATAGAATAGACTTTTCACTTAAGCTGATTTTTTCAATGATATTATCTAGGTCATCAGGATCGATGACAAAGACATTGGAGGCACCATGTTAGGTGCTCAGAGTATAATTGCTTCGAGGTGAGTAGCTTCTAAAGCGCGAAGTTTTATGTATAAATCTTTAAGTCTCGGATCAAATTTATCTTTTACTTGTTCCAAATTTTTTATCAACATGCGAAAATCATCACTTTTAACGTATTTCTTTAAACAAACCGCGTGGTTATTCCATATTTCATCGCAAAATTGTTTTATATTCTTTAGTCCCTCGGCGTCAGTAATAACACAGTTAAATTCAAGGTTAGATAATAAACCACTATAAGTTATGTTTGACGAGCCCGTTAACGCATAGTTTTCGGACATAAAAATTTTAGCGTGAAGATTCTCACTAAATCGGTATTTCACTTTGTCTGAGTCTACATATGGAAGTAGTTTTAAAATGAAATCTATTGTCGACTTCTGAGATACTATACTGTCAATAACTTTGTACACTATCAAATCCTTTCGGGGGAAACTCGCGTTCTCGATATAGGTTAACATGCGAATATCTTCAATGTTAACTAGGCTATGGGGTGGACGACATACTAACCTGATTTCTCCTCCATAATCCAGAAAATTAGTTAAAATTTCGCTTAGTTTGATGGATCTACGGGTAGATGGAAATAACCCACTTAGAGTTGATCGACCAACGAAGTTAAAAGTAATATCTGAAAACCATGGAGACACTATCCAAAGCAGCCCTTTTCGCGCTGCTCTTACACGGATTATTGATGATAAAAGCATGTCAAATAACAGATCGGAAACTTTCTTTTCGAATATTTGGAGCGTACTTGTAAACGAGACCATTAAACCACTATCAACGCCAAGTATTTGTATGAATTATCATCTGCTTTCACAATCTGAAAGTCGCGAAGGCTTCCACCTTTTTTAACAATTAGATCATCAATAAAACGGCTCATTTCCTCTTCATATTGATATGAACTCAACAGGAAAACGAACTTATTATTTGTTAACTGATCAAGCACTCTATCCACTGGAACATGTGGAAAAGTGAATGTATAATTTTTAATTGTGTTAAGCGTTAATTTTTCCAACAATCTCCTGCTTAAAGTGTATTTTGATAATC
This window harbors:
- a CDS encoding DUF91 domain-containing protein, yielding MEEWLENDISIISDDLLVIGRQVKTAFEKYIDLLCIKRNGDLVIVELKRDKAPREVIAQILEYASWVDDLSYDEIVDIANNYLKDKEGITFEEAFERKFEEQLPDVLNESHEMLIVASDLDDQGERVIRYLSEYGIRINAVTFNYFKKGEQEFVARVMLIPKSAEEVRKTKRRYYLTEEELRKIAQENGVGELYSILVKGLELLFDDWGTTLSSVAFIGRQNGRMNTIFSIVPGQSSQQDGLKFQVYLKRFARYFNIPEAEAENILPQNKREWKFYKNAPLEYTGYEGFFKNKEEIEKFLNKLRELKTKVMA